A stretch of the Chlorobiota bacterium genome encodes the following:
- the pyk gene encoding pyruvate kinase, translated as MITSLFLPDPEGFSLQHAKILCTLGPATATPEKIRDLIEVGADAIRLNFSHAAYETHKALFDITRKVSSEMNKHIPIIQDLQGPKIRVGALPNGPITLVTNEVVTITVEKVLPGDNRIPSGYKNLINDVKVGDSILIDDGLLALKVESKDNSNVYCRVINGGLLKEKKGMNLPGVKISEPSMTEKDLEDLDFGLKLGVDYVALSFVRSAKDITSIKELIQKKGYSTPVIAKIEKVEALMELDSIILASDAIMIARGDLGVEIPSHEVPLWQKRIIKKCNQAGRCVITATQMLESMVMNPRPTRAESSDVANAVLDGTDVVMLSAETSVGAYPIESVRTMNDIIESAESIMLYGQSIKHPPSIQNEDERSEYAIASAACELSEQVGAKAILCFTYRGVTAKMMSRQRPDIPIIAITQNEKICRMLMLYNGVEALALKEQPVSTDDAIVLMKKTAFENGYVKKGDRVILTAGYPVVTKARTNMMVIDVI; from the coding sequence ATGATAACATCACTATTCTTACCAGATCCTGAAGGATTCTCCTTACAACACGCTAAAATCCTTTGTACTTTAGGTCCGGCAACTGCTACACCTGAGAAAATAAGAGATTTAATTGAAGTTGGGGCAGACGCAATCAGATTGAATTTCTCACATGCTGCCTATGAAACTCATAAAGCACTTTTTGATATTACTCGAAAAGTTTCATCAGAAATGAACAAGCATATCCCAATTATTCAAGATTTGCAAGGTCCTAAAATTAGAGTTGGTGCTTTGCCAAACGGACCAATAACTTTGGTAACAAATGAAGTTGTAACAATAACTGTTGAAAAAGTTCTTCCTGGCGATAACCGCATTCCATCTGGTTATAAGAACCTAATAAATGATGTAAAAGTTGGTGATTCAATTTTAATTGATGATGGATTGCTTGCTTTAAAAGTTGAGTCAAAAGATAATTCTAATGTTTATTGTAGAGTAATTAATGGTGGTTTGTTGAAAGAAAAAAAAGGTATGAATTTACCTGGAGTAAAAATTAGTGAACCATCAATGACAGAAAAGGATTTAGAAGATTTAGATTTTGGATTAAAATTAGGAGTTGATTATGTTGCACTATCATTTGTTAGGTCAGCAAAAGATATTACATCAATTAAAGAATTAATACAAAAAAAAGGATATTCAACGCCAGTTATTGCTAAGATTGAAAAAGTAGAAGCACTTATGGAACTTGATTCAATAATTTTAGCGTCAGATGCAATAATGATTGCAAGAGGTGATTTAGGTGTTGAAATTCCAAGTCATGAAGTTCCTTTATGGCAAAAAAGAATCATAAAAAAATGTAATCAAGCCGGAAGATGTGTCATAACAGCAACTCAAATGCTTGAATCTATGGTAATGAATCCTAGACCTACAAGGGCTGAATCATCTGATGTTGCAAATGCTGTTCTTGATGGTACTGATGTTGTTATGCTTAGTGCTGAAACTTCAGTTGGTGCTTACCCTATTGAATCTGTTAGAACAATGAATGATATAATTGAAAGTGCTGAAAGCATTATGCTTTATGGACAAAGTATTAAACATCCACCATCTATTCAAAATGAAGATGAAAGATCAGAATATGCTATTGCTTCTGCTGCTTGTGAACTTTCAGAACAAGTTGGTGCAAAAGCAATTCTGTGTTTTACTTATAGAGGTGTAACTGCTAAAATGATGTCAAGGCAAAGACCAGACATTCCAATAATTGCTATTACTCAAAATGAAAAAATTTGTAGAATGTTAATGTTGTATAATGGTGTTGAAGCTCTTGCACTAAAAGAACAACCTGTTTCAACTGATGATGCAATTGTATTAATGAAGAAAACTGCATTTGAAAACGGTTATGTTAAAAAAGGTGATAGAGTTATTCTTACTGCTGGATACCCAGTTGTTACAAAAGCACGAACTAACATGATGGTTATTGATGTTATCTAA
- a CDS encoding phosphatase PAP2 family protein, whose translation MQFFKVFIITFYTVFGSIYCSNSINNNNLFQKLTVHAFDSTNVSNKISISDTILKDIKSIGSDFLLMYSSPLRFTSSDWLITGGVIITDVSSMYLLDEIMSKKFLEGHNGTKDKINEFGNYFGSTIPNLIVSGGVYLSGLIFNSYKLRTSGLHVFQASLYSGLLNIILKGVIGRERPYGGEGPFIFQPFSSDNKFNSHPSGHSTMAFALASSLSCEIDNTFATILLYSAATLTMGSRIYSNMHWFSDTFFGAVIGSAFGYGVYYLNDIPKPLGISQLQVYPKFNGIGMSYNF comes from the coding sequence ATGCAATTCTTTAAAGTTTTTATTATTACTTTTTATACAGTTTTTGGATCAATTTACTGTTCAAATTCAATTAACAATAATAACTTATTTCAAAAGTTAACTGTGCATGCATTTGATTCAACAAATGTTTCTAACAAGATTTCTATCTCTGATACTATTTTAAAAGATATAAAATCTATTGGTAGTGATTTCCTTTTAATGTACTCTTCTCCATTAAGATTCACTTCTTCAGATTGGTTGATAACTGGAGGTGTTATAATAACTGATGTTTCATCAATGTATCTGTTAGATGAAATAATGAGTAAAAAATTTCTTGAAGGTCATAATGGAACAAAGGACAAAATTAATGAGTTTGGCAATTATTTTGGAAGCACTATTCCAAATTTAATAGTTTCTGGTGGAGTATATTTAAGTGGTTTGATTTTTAATTCTTATAAACTTAGAACCTCAGGACTTCACGTATTTCAAGCATCTTTGTATTCTGGTTTATTGAATATTATTCTTAAAGGTGTAATTGGAAGGGAAAGACCTTATGGTGGTGAAGGTCCTTTTATTTTTCAACCATTTTCTTCAGATAATAAATTCAACTCTCACCCATCTGGTCACTCTACAATGGCATTTGCTCTGGCATCTTCACTTTCTTGTGAAATAGACAATACATTTGCTACAATTTTACTTTACTCAGCTGCAACATTAACAATGGGTTCTAGAATTTATAGTAATATGCATTGGTTTAGTGATACATTTTTTGGAGCTGTTATTGGTTCTGCTTTTGGTTATGGAGTATATTATTTAAATGATATTCCCAAACCATTGGGAATTAGCCAATTGCAAGTTTACCCAAAATTCAATGGAATTGGGATGAGTTATAATTTTTAG
- a CDS encoding TonB-dependent receptor — translation MNKISSIILFISVHTFLIAQDSSKIIDNSEKTLSSSKYLESKDLYPNSNNNQNEITKNKEVGLVSSTKPEEYKNRIETTNKNSSIENLLSSKKLNPNDVKNFKDSSKVIEGKEVIISASKFEEPKSQITNQVISVNSIELEQSNSQTTADALSNLGNVFIQKSQGGGGSTILRGFEANKTLLVVDDVRMNNAIFRGGHLQNVLRVDNSSLNKLEVVFGPGSTVYGSDALGGVMHFRTISPLTGFSENYNLFGDAFLRFSSANNELTGHADLNIGFEKFASITSFTYSEFGDTKQGQNDKVMINVKDSTGKITKSYAAFDRNFYVERINNIDSIITNPSPEIQVGTKFNQYNLLQKFKYIQCDNIEHTLSFHLTNTSDVPRYDRLTDLSNSKLKFAEWYYGPEKWMMLNYRLDVSDKTFLYDNINTIIAYQNFEESRQSRRLNNKLLKSQIEKVNVYSGNVDAIKKYENHIIKYGLEVVYNDVKSSATNTDIVSNAVTAANTRYPDGGSNTSSYAVYFTDKLSLNDYIFLEAGARLNSNSLTAKFIDKTFFPFPYNEAVQNNISFSGNLGVIYSPNNNLRFSLLGSSGYRTPNVDDIAKVFESGSGSLIIPNPDLKSEKVYNGEFSIDANFSIFKLNTTAYYTTLNDAITVEPIKLNGQDSVSYDGTMSKVVTSVNKLKANIKGFSIGLNANFYDGFNFYGNVNLTQGRIESGDSTTPLDHVPPVYGNIGISYNANSFNAEFYYMFNGEKKLEDYKLDGEDNIEYATPEGMPAWSTLNFKSSYMLFKNIRIQAGIENILDKNYRTFGSGFSSPGRNIFVTLRTKF, via the coding sequence CCAAAATGAAATTACAAAAAATAAAGAAGTTGGACTGGTTAGTTCTACCAAACCTGAAGAATACAAAAATAGAATCGAAACAACTAATAAAAATAGTTCAATTGAAAATTTATTAAGTTCAAAAAAACTTAATCCAAATGATGTTAAAAATTTTAAAGATTCTAGTAAAGTTATAGAAGGAAAAGAAGTAATAATAAGTGCAAGTAAATTTGAAGAACCTAAATCTCAGATAACAAACCAAGTAATATCAGTCAATTCGATTGAGTTAGAACAAAGTAATTCACAAACCACTGCTGATGCATTGTCAAATTTGGGGAATGTATTTATTCAAAAAAGTCAAGGGGGGGGAGGAAGCACCATTTTACGCGGATTTGAAGCAAACAAAACTTTATTAGTTGTTGATGATGTTAGAATGAATAACGCAATTTTTAGGGGTGGTCATTTGCAAAATGTTCTAAGAGTTGATAACTCATCTTTAAATAAATTGGAAGTAGTGTTTGGTCCTGGCTCTACAGTTTATGGAAGTGATGCATTAGGTGGGGTTATGCACTTCAGAACTATATCCCCTTTGACTGGATTTAGTGAAAATTATAATTTATTTGGGGATGCTTTTCTTAGGTTTTCAAGTGCAAATAATGAATTGACAGGGCACGCAGATTTGAATATTGGGTTTGAGAAATTTGCTTCAATAACATCTTTTACTTACTCTGAATTTGGGGATACCAAACAAGGTCAGAATGATAAAGTAATGATAAATGTAAAAGATAGCACAGGTAAAATAACCAAATCTTATGCAGCCTTCGACAGAAATTTTTATGTTGAAAGAATTAATAATATCGATTCTATAATCACAAACCCAAGCCCTGAAATTCAAGTTGGAACAAAGTTCAATCAGTATAACTTATTGCAAAAATTTAAATATATTCAATGTGATAATATTGAACATACTTTGAGTTTCCATTTAACAAATACATCAGATGTTCCTCGTTATGATAGATTAACAGATCTTAGCAATAGCAAACTAAAATTTGCTGAATGGTATTATGGTCCTGAAAAATGGATGATGTTAAATTATAGGTTAGATGTTTCAGATAAAACATTTTTGTACGATAATATTAATACAATTATTGCATATCAGAATTTTGAAGAAAGCAGGCAAAGTAGAAGACTTAATAATAAATTACTAAAAAGTCAAATAGAAAAAGTAAATGTATATTCTGGGAATGTTGATGCAATTAAAAAGTATGAAAATCACATAATAAAATATGGGTTGGAAGTAGTTTACAATGATGTAAAGTCATCTGCTACAAATACGGACATTGTTAGTAATGCTGTTACAGCTGCTAATACTAGATATCCTGATGGTGGTAGTAATACGAGTTCTTATGCAGTTTATTTTACAGATAAATTATCATTAAATGATTATATTTTTTTAGAAGCAGGAGCAAGGCTTAATAGCAATTCTTTAACTGCAAAATTTATTGATAAAACATTCTTTCCATTCCCTTATAATGAAGCAGTGCAAAACAATATTTCATTTAGTGGTAATCTTGGAGTTATCTATTCACCTAACAATAATTTGCGTTTTTCTTTACTTGGATCATCTGGCTACAGAACTCCAAATGTTGATGATATAGCAAAAGTATTTGAATCTGGTTCTGGTTCACTTATAATTCCAAATCCAGATTTAAAATCTGAAAAAGTATATAACGGTGAATTTTCAATTGATGCTAATTTCTCAATATTTAAGTTAAATACTACAGCTTATTATACCACTTTGAATGATGCTATAACTGTTGAGCCAATAAAATTGAATGGTCAAGATTCAGTTAGTTATGATGGAACAATGAGTAAAGTTGTTACTAGCGTAAATAAACTTAAAGCAAACATTAAAGGATTTTCAATTGGACTAAACGCTAACTTTTATGATGGATTTAATTTTTATGGGAATGTAAATTTAACACAAGGAAGAATTGAATCTGGCGATTCAACAACACCTCTAGATCATGTACCACCAGTGTATGGAAATATAGGAATTAGCTATAATGCAAACTCTTTTAATGCTGAATTTTATTATATGTTTAATGGTGAAAAAAAACTTGAAGATTATAAACTTGATGGTGAAGATAATATCGAGTATGCAACTCCTGAAGGAATGCCTGCATGGAGTACATTAAATTTTAAAAGTTCTTATATGCTATTTAAAAATATTAGAATTCAAGCTGGTATAGAAAATATTTTAGATAAAAATTATAGAACATTTGGTTCTGGATTTAGTTCACCAGGAAGAAATATATTTGTAACATTAAGAACAAAATTTTAG
- the ptsP gene encoding phosphoenolpyruvate--protein phosphotransferase, with product MINSNTNKKSHHILGIPASSGIEVANVLRIDKKIHTSKLDNKNIEIIPTDEVNKFHIAISRLKLDLVSTKNNFSESGNESDIFLAMIMILEDSSFIPKIISEIETNNINANNSVINNCNNLASLFENLKDVTMRSKAEDIHFLKDKLCFYINNELQQMLDCKGKIVVAEQISPLDSAKFASEGAVGFITKFGGINSHTAIIARSFGIPMLCGLQEFSLIENDMLIALDGFKGELITYPDKEVLDEYTQRKNIIDEHKKIAYQMRELPTQTLDGVKITLCANIDTLEDIDFAIANGAEEVGLLRTEYLLLGKGEPVSAVEQYEYYSKVAERAYPMPVTLRVFDIGGDKIPAKNFGADDSPLGMRGIRLLFNKKELLHDQLEAILRASSIKNLRVMIPMVTSDEQIWKVKEMIKSIRAELIEKGISVDRFLPGGAMIETPSAALVADSLAVESDFLSIGTNDLTQYTLAVDRNDIELAEYYDEFHPAVLKLIKMSVEAGKKANIPVTLCGELAGNLQATKILIGLGINKFSVSPTIIPQLKMRIREIDFKFAEEVALRAISSSDGITVRKLIASTH from the coding sequence ATGATAAATAGTAATACTAATAAAAAAAGTCATCATATACTTGGAATACCAGCATCGTCAGGTATTGAAGTTGCAAATGTTTTGAGAATAGATAAAAAAATACATACTTCAAAATTAGACAATAAGAATATTGAAATCATTCCAACTGATGAAGTAAATAAATTTCACATTGCTATTAGCCGTTTGAAATTAGATTTGGTTTCAACAAAAAATAATTTTTCTGAATCTGGAAATGAATCAGATATTTTTTTAGCTATGATTATGATATTAGAAGATTCATCATTTATACCTAAAATAATTTCTGAAATCGAAACAAATAATATTAATGCTAATAATTCAGTAATAAACAATTGTAATAATTTAGCTTCTTTGTTTGAAAATTTAAAAGATGTAACTATGCGTTCAAAGGCTGAAGATATTCATTTTTTAAAAGATAAACTTTGCTTTTATATAAACAATGAGCTCCAACAAATGCTAGATTGTAAAGGGAAGATAGTTGTAGCTGAACAAATATCTCCACTAGATTCGGCTAAATTTGCAAGTGAAGGGGCTGTGGGTTTTATCACAAAATTTGGTGGAATTAATTCTCATACTGCCATTATTGCTCGTTCTTTCGGTATCCCTATGTTATGTGGGTTACAAGAATTTAGTTTGATTGAAAATGATATGCTAATAGCTTTAGATGGTTTTAAGGGAGAGTTAATTACTTATCCCGATAAAGAAGTACTTGATGAATATACTCAAAGAAAAAATATTATTGATGAACATAAAAAAATTGCTTACCAAATGCGTGAGCTACCAACTCAAACCCTCGACGGAGTTAAAATAACTTTATGTGCCAATATTGATACTCTTGAAGATATCGATTTTGCAATTGCAAATGGAGCTGAAGAGGTAGGTTTGTTAAGGACAGAATATTTATTATTAGGAAAAGGAGAACCAGTTAGTGCGGTTGAACAATATGAGTATTACTCTAAAGTTGCTGAAAGAGCTTATCCTATGCCAGTTACATTAAGAGTTTTTGATATTGGAGGAGATAAAATTCCAGCAAAAAATTTTGGTGCAGACGATTCCCCACTTGGTATGAGGGGGATAAGATTATTATTTAATAAAAAAGAACTTTTGCATGATCAGCTTGAAGCAATTCTTAGAGCTTCGTCTATAAAAAATTTGAGGGTTATGATTCCAATGGTTACAAGTGATGAACAAATTTGGAAAGTTAAAGAGATGATAAAGAGCATAAGGGCAGAGTTAATTGAAAAAGGCATATCAGTGGATAGGTTTCTGCCTGGTGGAGCAATGATTGAAACTCCTTCTGCTGCATTGGTTGCTGATTCATTAGCAGTTGAAAGCGATTTTTTATCTATAGGTACAAATGATTTAACTCAATATACCTTAGCTGTTGATAGAAATGATATTGAACTTGCAGAATATTATGATGAATTTCATCCTGCAGTTTTAAAGTTAATTAAAATGTCAGTTGAAGCAGGAAAGAAAGCAAATATTCCAGTAACTTTATGCGGTGAACTTGCTGGTAATTTGCAAGCAACTAAGATTTTAATAGGACTAGGGATTAATAAATTTTCAGTATCTCCTACAATAATTCCACAATTAAAAATGAGGATAAGGGAGATTGATTTTAAATTCGCAGAAGAAGTTGCATTAAGGGCTATTTCTTCATCAGATGGTATTACAGTTAGAAAATTAATTGCATCAACTCATTAA